A window of Nicotiana sylvestris chromosome 8, ASM39365v2, whole genome shotgun sequence genomic DNA:
ttgtgaaaattgtgaagttggtgaattgaagtattcaagttttcaagtcttcaacgatatacaattttcaagaagttgttcgtcaattcggtaaactcgttccaactcttaagttttaatattatagttttgtttgttttagtttgtataattataattaatatggccttttctttgaaaaaaaatgtttggtggtaagggaaaatctaaaattggtgaatctaattggccaagctactactcctcccccggctccccgacccagacctgttacccgtcctcctccacctattattcttgatagtaatAACCCTtattttcaatttaccgatagtcaATTTTACCATGATattgcaccaggtcaacaattaaatgatgaatatatgaatgctctttatggtaatccaattatcgatgaaaatgatgaggaaaatgatgatttataTGAAacacaaccggatttagatgatacacctactagttcTGTTGTTAACCCAACTGAtaataatccaaatgatgccTCGCCTGACCTTcttgtagtaacccctacttttaatagacaaccttctagaCGGTgagaaacatctcttgtttggcacttttttatTCAACTAATAGATAAAAATAAGGCTAAGTATAAAACTTGTGGGACTTTGATGGatcataaatttactggagaccgtagcggtacgggtagtttgactagacacataaagacacaccctaaagataaagctagatttcttcaaatgaaagctgcgcaagaggggacaagtgcAGGTACTCAGGTTAACCCTAGTACCgggtcaaatctagttcaaccgggaattaacattGTTACCGGTGacattttatattacgatccaaataaagatcgtgaagaattggcaaaaatggttactgttatgtgcttaccctatagttttccttctaaccctcactttgtgcattatattagaagagtttttaatcctacttataaaggatggcctcgcacaaccgtaaagagagatatttataaatataaacatgaatatgaacaatatttgcgctatttatttactgatATAAATTGTCgcgttgctattactactgatattggtagaagtggtagtGACTATGATAATCTTAATGTTACCActcattggattgatgaggaatggataatgcaaacgcgtattattgcttatagaataattaattcacgtcacataggtaagtttattgctaacacagttgcagatatttgtagatatttttgcattagagataaaataatgtcagtttcaatggataatgcttctagtaatactaatgctataggcttgcttacaagtacactaaatcctgcatttagtaatattttccatgttagatgtatttgtcatatttaccatttaatcgtcggtgatggtatgaaaattttaaatgttgaaattgaaaaggttaaaatggctcttaattgactttttattcaaaccgtagaagtaaacttggagaatattttaaaaaatgtgatgaatttggccttagagaaagaaaggttcctaaaccttgtccgactagatggaattacatgtatgaaagtttagttgttgcatatgaatatagaaacctaATAAACACAGCGTTTAATGCTCGTATTGGTGgtgatgatgataatgatgatgagcaccttacaaatcaggattggactaatgttaaaattcttgtaaaatttttagaacaatttcatgttgctacaaatgaattatctgggcaatattatcctactatttctaactgtttagtttatattgcagaacttgcaaatttgtttactcaattttcagagggtgaggtaatttatcaacttgctgTTGATTCTATGaaagataagtttaaaaaatattttttccctatcccccctatttatggtgttgctgccaTGCTAAATCCTaccatgaaattaggaggtcctcacttttggtattcaaatatttataaggctttatcactttcagatgaggaatttgctacacttgcagatgcaaaagcttcaattaaaataaatgttcaaacaatttataatgcgtATCAACCTGCcttagatcatgctagaccaaatgttccaactcctacttcgtctagttcgcgatcatctaaaagaactgcgggtcTAAAAGCACTTAGTTCTTGGACGtggttcaggggttctcaaggtgataatattggtgatagttcacaaccaaatgagcttcaagtttatttctcgcagggacttgaatcagagaatcccgacggctcctttaATGTTTTCAAATGGTGGAATGACAAAGAAAaacactatccggttctttcaaggatgactcgagatattttaagtatTCAAGCTTCAATAGTGGCATCAGACAGTGCTTTCAGTCAAGTGAGACTTCAAATCgttgatcatagagcgtctatgagggaaagcttggaaaaatcagtactcttcagagattggatccgttcggaaagaagaaattttggacttgctgaatcacaaccggagatagacgaagcttatgaagaaatgctagcggaacttgcggaggatacTACTTCGCCCAGAAGcagtgatgaacaagcttcttttccgccaccaccaacgaaaattcttccgaaccttgaaggatttatgaaatttgttagagataatatgtagactaatatgtaacttgtattttggcatcttcattagtttttttttccttttaatggtggtattagcaccttgttgtgctcattccattgaggggaggaagactaagaaagatattgtcattttttgttaatatcgtaataataaaaattataaggcattcccttaaatacaatttttttgtgtttaaatttgaattagaagatttaagtcacaattatataatataatttacaagaaattaccttagataaaaaaaatcaaaaaaaaaagaagcccGGAACACGTAGGCCCGTTTAGGCCTGTGGGTCCGGCCCACTTAGCCGGGCCCATGTGGGTATAGGCCCATAATGGGCCGGTTCCACCCTCCAAGACCTTTAAGCCCGGGACCGCCGTTtagcccatttaggcccgggccAGGACCACGTAACAGACTTATTCTAatgggtagttgttgttgttttaaCTTTGAAGTTAAATGCTACTAGAATATAGGTTACTTCCGTTGCCCTGGAACAAGACGAAGGATCATAAAAAGCTACTACCATAAAGTAGGTACTTATAGCGTAAAACAAACATGACAGAGTTGTAGATCAGCAGGAAAATATTTAGCTGCCTATCAAAAAATTGCAGTACCCAAATTAGCACAGTGCTTTATATATGAATTCTACCTTGGGAGATGATCGAGGAAAGAACTTCATCtcctttgtcatttttatttCCTGGTGATTTTAGCGTTCATAAGTCCCAACGATTATTTTCTTGAGCACGGACAATACATACTTCAGAAATTCCATTTCAGCTTCGTTAAACTGCATGAATAATATTCCTTGGGATTGCAGGAGATGTATGACAGGCTCCACTGGCTCCTCAAAGGTATAAGACTTGagaaagtaaaaagaaaaaaggttaCAATTAATTTTCGGAGGAAGAAGCAGCCACAGAAAATCAACCTATTTAAAATCAAATGATGGAAATGAGACGCGCTGCATTTTGGAGCTTTTCTAAGTTGGGGCAGAGGCCGATCAAGTGAGGAGTATGTGCAACCCTACTCAAATCTTTCTAAAGAACAAACTCTTGAAGTATAAAGTTTTGATGTTGTGCAGTATTACATGAGGCACTGGCCGGTAAATCAACTGTAAAAGACTAAAACAAAGTGCGACGTATATAATTGGCTAAAAACAAGGCAAATCCAGCTAATGCGTCTGACATATTTACCTCTAAATTGTAAAACGGGCCCATTACAATTTCCTCCAGCATTAGTGGTACTTTTTTAGAGTAGGGGTGTCAACAATGAAGATatcaaatggagtgcaccaatacAATATTACATGTTCAAGTGATGGGCTATTTGATCCGAAATGATGTAGGCTTGAAGGTCATATACTGGAAGTTAAGGGTAACGAGAATACTAAAAGCTTTAAATTTTGGGAGGAGGATGGAATTTACAACTAAGAAGCTCCAGGTAGCTTAGATCCTGAAATTTGAATAGGTGAGAAGGCACACGAAAGTTCATGCTTTTTCATATACTAGTGTCTCCggcacgtgcgttgcacgtgtatatTAAGTCATGTAGTACCAGTTATATTTCTTGCACTTCTCAAGTGAAAGACAGAGCTTGAGATTTGCAAAAATGAAGGTGATTGGTCATTTATTTGGGTCATTGGGTATTTATATTCGATATCCATGGTAACTTTTTTGTTGCAATGATCCAAAAAGTGTTTCTAATAAATTTATCTCgagtttaaaatattttttaacgtCCAAGATAACAAAATGATTTACAGTTGTGCTCTTAGTATCATAAAAGATACACATAACAATggaaaaaatagagaaaattaaGGCGAAACAATTCGAACTCAATTAAATTCAACTCATCTCCAAATTATGACTATTTTACAGTACACATACAACTCAATAACAAACGGTAAAAGTAGATTTAGAACTCATATCAGAAAATCAATTGATAAACAAAGACAAGGAGGAACATGAGAGGTTTGTATGAATACAAATGTTTTTTGCTGATTAAATAGAAGTGAACTTACAAGTCGATTTCGCTGAAAATAAATAAGGCGAAAGTTTAGTGGATAAATAGAAGAAGATGACAGTCATGAAGAAGTAGTAAGAAGCTGAGCTGAAACATTAACAGAGAAAATGGAAAAGGTGATTTGCTCATTTTACCATGTTTTTGAGTTAAAATTTTCAAACTGCGTACTATCTTGTGTCGAGTACTCCATGCATCCCACATCTTATGtgtatatacctttttgttgtttcttttctatTGTAAAGAGCCTAGTTTGTTGTACTAATATCAAGTTGTCTTTCAAATCTCTACAACGGCAGGGAAATAGGATATAACAAACAATTACAAATTGAAAATAACTATGCACTTGTATTAAGAAACATATTTTTCTAGTAATATATTTATTTTCCACAAAGTATTTACGTAGAGAGACCAGTAAGAAATTTCAAGAGATTGTCCCAATAAAGATAGTGAACCCAACTTCATCTCAATCAATAATTCCTACACatcaattattattatatctttcaATTGTCAGTCATTAAGATGAGGCAGTTAATCATGTCACCTAACACCTACTGATCTTTTGTTAGGGAAAACTATctatattttgaaagtatgttAATGTCATATTCACTTCTTGGGGTGAACTTTGAAACATATAAACTAAAGTTTTACTATTTATCTTCTAATAGGAATCACGCTGAAATATTGATAGTCTAGAATGATGGAGCACAAATGGTACTTTATTATTACGATGATGAATTAAAATGTTTCACCAAGTAGGCATTACATGTTAAATTAAGTTTTTAGTTCATGATGTATCTAAAATGCAAAATTATAAATTTTGTCTACTATATTGGATCATCAAAATGCTTTTATTTTATGAACTCTAAacagataaaagaaataaaaaataatactgGATGAAACATACTTTGACATGTTATTAAACCAATCGGTAAATGATCGGAAAACAAAGTTTAAAGTTAGACGAATAGGCGATGCAAAAGATATATATGGATTAACTTAGTTATCAAACAAATGAATACTACGATTTACATAAGAATGCAACATTCATTTGGAAGAAGTTAGATATGGCATTTACCGAAGTGAGCATATTACAGTTTATGTAATGTATTAAGGGAATCAAACAATCGTAGCATGTACAATGTAGGTTTAGGAGAAGATTATCACTCGCtagttcttttttatttttttgtttttttataaataaaatggaAAATCAAATATGGATATATATCATGTATTGTTTTCTTGTTACACCAAGATATAGCAAAAGTAAACTCCTTGACTTAAAGGTAattacattttatttttcctgaaATATTTTGGAGATTTCTTTTAAAATTAGCCACCAGATAATTAATGCATGGATCAAAATAACTAAGATCTCTTTTTGCCACTTAGATTTTCAATTTCACATCAACTCTATTCCTACCCGAATTTTTCTAATCCCTTGATTTCCCTTTCAAAGTATCATTTTGTGTTTATTCAAGAGATAATGTTATTTGCACCGAATTATGCTGTAAATTTTCACTTCTCCTAAATCCAAAACTTAACCTTGTGCATCAATTAGTTAAACATACAAAAAGACTCTCCGCTCTTGCTCTCCAGTCTTCAGAAAAGCTCTAGATTGTCTGATGAAGAAAGTTCACAAAAAGAAGCAGGagagaaaaaaattaaaaggtagttttacatccacacacacacacacacacacatatatatatatatatatatagactatCCTCGAATTCTATCTTAAACCAACTTTGACCCATTTATTGTGTGCCTTATCTAATATAACATATTAATGGCAGCTTGATCAAATCGATGGTAGCCTGATCAAATCAATTGCAGCCTGATcaaattaaagaatatttttctTCCCGTCTTTGCAGTGATTTTTTTTTAACAATCTTAGGATAGAGTATCTTcgaattctatttatttttcacGTGCCCGATCCAATATTACCATACAGATGGCAGCCTTATcaaattaaagaatatttttctTTGCGTCTTGCAATGGCTCAAAAATAGAAGTACAATCATAACAGTAGAAATTAAAAATTTTGCATCCCAAATATTAAAAGGACACGATTAAAGAGCTAGAAAAACCAACGTGCAAAGAATTAGTAGTATATACTTGAGGAATAAGACCAAAAGAATACCTTAGGAAATAGCCAAACATATATAATAGAGATAATTATTCCAGTGAAAGATGTTTACTTATAATATATAtgatcaaaaaataaaattaattttgtGGTACCTGAAGTACGACTACATTACGGTAATGAttatttttttcaagatttaaaacttcATCTGGTTCTTCCATGTATCTCGTGTTTGCAATTGTCTTGATTTCATCTCGAAGTAAATtcttaaaaaagaagaaaaataaaatgggACCCAAAGCTTGGTGTCTCTTTGCAATCGTTTTGTCCCTCTTTCTAACCGTTGCTTCTTTTCCTCGTTGTTTTCTTTTTGTAGGCGTCTTTATGTAGGTGTTTCTTTGTAGTtctttttatatatttaatttaATAGGTTATTAAAATAAGAAGGGTAAAAAGGTAATTTAACTTTTTAATTAAGAGGTtcttgcttttaatatagtatatagattCAAGTGAGAATTCGTGAACATTTTTCTTCGACACACAAAATATAGTTATCAATATCAGGATAAAGCTCAGAGCTAGGGACAAGGAGGCTAAGTTTGCGTAGTGATCCTTGATGGATTAACAAAACATGGTAACTACTTGTTCTAAGGAGTCCTCCTTTGTCATCGTTATCGTGAAACACAAATTCTGAACCtacttctacccatttggacctCCGTTCTTTTGACAAAACAGACAAGGGAGAGAGACCCGGAGAGGGAAATTTCCTTGCTAACCCCTAATCCTTTTAACCTATTTCGGATTGCACTTATTGGGCCTGGATCCCAAATTAACCTTTTTAAAAGCTTTCTGTTTGTCTGGATTCTTCTCGGCCTAATAATTCTTCTCAGTCCAATATTAATTGGAGCTAATTCATAACACAAGTAAGGCTAGATTTTCAAACAACTTTGTCTTTATTCTGTTCATGAAAAAACAAAAGCTGTGATTAGGCCTGTCACCTGTGCCCTTAGTGCTTTTACTTTTTTTGGTTTCCCATCGAGTCCGCTGACTACATTTAGCCCTAACTAATCCGAATTTGTGTTGTATAAGGCATATTAAAGAGGAAGTACTACTTACTAGATTTCTGAGACTTCTAGTTAAGGGTGGATAGATTCTATCCGGATCACTGCAGCCCTACATGATGAGAGTAATATTACTAAACTACAAGTACACTTACCAGATAACCATTTTTGGCAATTCCCAATTTATAGTGGTGAAAGGCTCAAATCAACGAAGCCAACAGATTTTGGGCAAGGATGTTAATGATCAACATAAACATATGACAGCCAAGGAGAGACCAAATTCATATATTATTTGCTCTATAACGCCCAAGATAGTGTGTGCGCGCGCGCCCGCAAAGATATGTATGCATGTATTGAGATAATAGGGGCTTTACCAGTGCATACTCTGTAAGAAAAGGACTGAGAACTTTGACTTCCCACTTGTCAAGTTACTTCACTAAATCATATACGTAACAGGAAGAGCTTATATATGGTGCCTCAGTTTCGTTTGATGATTTTATAATGGACCAGGATTTTGGTGATCTTTTTAAAGAAGTTAATTGTTTCTAGTAATTTTTAGAGAAAAGTATCTAGTAATATTAGCCCAAAATCCCTTTTCTATTACAAAGTGGCTAATGACCATGGTTTTTTGCGACAAAGCTCCAGTGAGAAGTCAGTAAATCTAGGTGTACAATCATACAAGTACAATCTTAGGTTCATTTCTTTATTCTAGGTGTTCGATAAATTATCATTAGTTTTAATCATTTCAACTCTTATCTGAAAGATAAATTAGGATACGTTTAATCTAGGTGTTCGGTAAATTGTTTGTCTAATCATTAATTTTAATTACTTCAACTCTTATTTGAAAGATAAATTAGGATACATTGATTCACACACTTTAGGCATCCACGGCAACACCATACAGTGATCCTCAgggaaaaaaaatattaaattacgTTAATTTAATGAAGGTGATAAATAAAGGTAAAATACATATTCATTAATCATGATTAAGCAATAAAACTTATATATAAAAGACATGTTATGCACTTAGTGAATTAAGCATGCTCTGACTGTAGGTAAGTACGTTTGAAACATAGCAAGTTACTCATAGAGACAGATTACATGATAAGCTATGATAGTTGAATAATCTCTTACGCAAGCACCTTTACACTGTGTTTACTACACACACTGCATAACGAGAAAAGTCAAAGGACAAGTAGTATACATGGTACTTCCATGACTTCTTGGGTTTTCAATCAATACATGATCTTCTACTATTCTACCTCAACAGCTTCAAACTTGAATTCAACATTGGGCGATGCTCGACGGTATTGTTTCATCTCATTTATCATTTGTCTTCCCGACTGAAGGATATATGAAAAATTCCAAATGAAAATTTCCTTAAGTAATGGTGCAGATGCTAGTATAAACCTCACAAATTGCATTTCCATCTTAGTGCCAGTAAAATGACTCATCTCCACACTTTGAAACAGCTTCGCAACACCACCAGAGCATGTTTGGTCTTGTAAGAATTGTACAACAGCTTCCACAACATTGTTCACTGATTCCTAAAGGATTTTCGGGAAAAATGGTCAGGCGAGTTCAGTGTAAA
This region includes:
- the LOC104238300 gene encoding F-box/FBD/LRR-repeat protein At1g13570-like, which gives rise to MLEKVAVYLRSRVLPDSSPGCSNLMKFFHCIPSLQELDIRGSLWEYLTVGGLPHNPPTALNNVKSLKMADMSFGDLKEVSVAVYLITSCPKLQQLTIKCESVNNVVEAVVQFLQDQTCSGGVAKLFQSVEMSHFTGTKMEMQFVRFILASAPLLKEIFIWNFSYILQSGRQMINEMKQYRRASPNVEFKFEAVEVE